TTTAAGCGAAGGGTCTTTAATGCCATTGTAGAATTTCAGAATGACAAGCTGGTCATCATTATCGAAGGATTTTATTACGGAATCTTTTTTTAGGAACTGAAAGGATGTCCAGTCATTAACTTCAGTAGTTCCTGATTTGGATTTTATCTCAACCCGCTTCTGATCGATGTGAAAATACGAACCGAATAAAACTCCGAGGATTAAGCCGATTACTATCTGAGTATGCAGCTTAATTTTGAATTTCCGTTTTGCCATGAAACTATTTTTTGATTCCGAAAATAATATACTTTCTTATTTTTTGCAGAAGGAACAATAGTACAGAACTTACAAGACCTATTATTAAAATCGGAGGTAAATATTTCAGCTCAAGAAATTTTATTTCATAAAAATCGGTGATTGTTTTTATAACGACATTATCAAACTGGACAAATGAAAAGAACATAAAGAGCGCAATTAGTACAGCTCCATACATTATATAAAGAAATCTATTAGGTTCATCGCGAGTAAGTACAATACAAAGAAAATTTGTAATAGCAGTAATAATAATTATTACAATCATAACCATTTTAATCTGCTCATCATCTTCAAGTCCGTACAGATTTTGCATTATAAATTTACCCAGATATCCAACGCATACAATAACCAGTGAAGAAAGGATTACGAATGAAAATAAATCCGTTAAAAAGAATTTAGTTTTTTCAGTATTTACGTTTTTAAGTGTTATAAGAAATGAAGGAAGACCAATTGCAAAAATATTTAACAGAGCAATCCGTCTTGGTGTAATCGGGAATGAAAGCCCGAATACAAGGGACAAAAGAACTAAAAATATTACAAGCATATTCTTGGTGAGGAATAGCTTTGCAACTGAGCTTACGGAGTTTACAATTTTATTACCTTCAAGGAAAATATCAGGGAGCAAAGAAAATTTATTTTTAAGAAGAACTATATCGGCAATCTCTTTTGTAATTTTACTTCCCTCTTCCATTGCAATACCCATGTCTGATTCTTTAATAGCGGGCAGGTCGTTTACTCCGTCACCTATCATTGCAGTATAGATTTTCTTTTTCTTCAGCGCTTTGATGATATGTAATTTGTGCTCGGGTTTAAGTCTTGCAAAGATAGCTTTCTCCAGGACAATTTTGGTAAACTCTTCTTCGTCTGTATATTTCTCAAGCTCAGCACCTGTTATTAATTTATCGTCAGATATATCCCATCCTATTTCACGCGCAACTGCCTGCACTGATTCTGGTGCATCGCCTGAAAGAATTTTGAAAGTAATGCCATTCTTGAGGAACAAATTAATTGCATCCATTACATCGGTTCTTATCTGATCAGATATAGAAACAATTGCGTAAGGAGTAATTTCAATAATGTTTAAATCTGATTTTATCTCATCGAGATTCTTTATGTTATGAATTTCTCCGAACAAAAGATTGCGGTATATCTTTAAATTTTTCTCGGCAAAAGCATCACTAAAGAATTTCTTATTATCTGTACTTAGTTTCTCGCTGAGAATATCAAAACCACCGAGTACAAAAACTCTGTTGTTTCCGTTTAGTTCTACTTCAAGAAAACTTTTTTTTGTTTCCGAGCTAAAAGGAATTTCATCAACAAACTTTGCTTCGGGATAGCTGAAGAAAACATCGATAGCTCTAAGCGTAGCGTTTTTATCGGATGAATGTAAAGCGTAAGTCCCAAGTAATTTTTTAATCTCTTCTTCGTCTGAACCTTCAGCAAGTGTAATTCTGTTCACGGAAAGTTTATTCTGTGTGAGCGTTCCTGTTTTATCCATGCAGACAATCTGCACATTGGAGAACGATTCAATTGCATTAAGCTTTTGAATGATTGCGCCTATTTTACTAATGCGGTAAACTCCGAGAGCAAACGAAACAGATGCGAGAAGGACAAGTCCCTGCGGAACGAGCGACATTACAATTGTAGAAATTCTTCTTATGAAATCAATATCTTCAGAGACCATTCTATCCCAATGAATAGATAACTCAATTGCGACTAGCACCAATGCAATTGCGAATAAAACCTGAACTATTATATTTATTTGTTTTTGAAGAGGAGTAAGTACAAACTTAAACTTCTTAGCCATTCCGGTTATACTCATTGCATAACTTTCATCACCGACTTTTTCAGCTCTGTAAATTCCGTTACCTGCTATACAAAAGCTGCCTGATAAGACTTCATCGTCTTCTTTTTTGTTAATAGGAAGGGATTCTCCTGTGAGAAGTGATTCATCTATTTCGATGTGATTTGATTCAACCATCTTACCGTCAACAATTACCTGGTCACCACGTTCCATTAATATCAAATCATCTTTTACAACGTTTTCCTGCTGAATAACTTCATTCTTTCCGTCACGAATTACCGTAACATCTTTTACAAGAAGAAGATTTACTTTATCAAGAGCACGCTTTGCTTTTATTTCCTGAATGATTGCGATGAGAAGATTAAGAATTGCGGCAGTAGAAACGCCGACAGTATCTTTTATAAGTTCGATGTTTCCGGTACGTATATAATAGATAAACAGAAAAACCACTACGGAAAATATAATTAAATTGAAAACCGAAAAAATGTTTTCAATAAATATTTCACTTACGGTTTTAGTTTTTTGTCTGGAGGATTTATTGACAAGACCTTTTGTTATTCTATCCTGAACTTCTGCATTCGTTAATCCGGTATAATTCAAATTTCCAGGGTTTAGTTAATTCAATGATTTCATTTAT
The genomic region above belongs to Bacteroidota bacterium and contains:
- a CDS encoding HAD-IC family P-type ATPase → MNYTGLTNAEVQDRITKGLVNKSSRQKTKTVSEIFIENIFSVFNLIIFSVVVFLFIYYIRTGNIELIKDTVGVSTAAILNLLIAIIQEIKAKRALDKVNLLLVKDVTVIRDGKNEVIQQENVVKDDLILMERGDQVIVDGKMVESNHIEIDESLLTGESLPINKKEDDEVLSGSFCIAGNGIYRAEKVGDESYAMSITGMAKKFKFVLTPLQKQINIIVQVLFAIALVLVAIELSIHWDRMVSEDIDFIRRISTIVMSLVPQGLVLLASVSFALGVYRISKIGAIIQKLNAIESFSNVQIVCMDKTGTLTQNKLSVNRITLAEGSDEEEIKKLLGTYALHSSDKNATLRAIDVFFSYPEAKFVDEIPFSSETKKSFLEVELNGNNRVFVLGGFDILSEKLSTDNKKFFSDAFAEKNLKIYRNLLFGEIHNIKNLDEIKSDLNIIEITPYAIVSISDQIRTDVMDAINLFLKNGITFKILSGDAPESVQAVAREIGWDISDDKLITGAELEKYTDEEEFTKIVLEKAIFARLKPEHKLHIIKALKKKKIYTAMIGDGVNDLPAIKESDMGIAMEEGSKITKEIADIVLLKNKFSLLPDIFLEGNKIVNSVSSVAKLFLTKNMLVIFLVLLSLVFGLSFPITPRRIALLNIFAIGLPSFLITLKNVNTEKTKFFLTDLFSFVILSSLVIVCVGYLGKFIMQNLYGLEDDEQIKMVMIVIIIITAITNFLCIVLTRDEPNRFLYIMYGAVLIALFMFFSFVQFDNVVIKTITDFYEIKFLELKYLPPILIIGLVSSVLLFLLQKIRKYIIFGIKK